One stretch of Oncorhynchus tshawytscha isolate Ot180627B linkage group LG19, Otsh_v2.0, whole genome shotgun sequence DNA includes these proteins:
- the wash1 gene encoding WASH complex subunit 1 isoform X2: MVRMSVKQCLEGQVYSVPLIQSDLRREEAVHQIADTLLYLETISTDIFTRVSESVERNRCQLQSVTDRIRLAQARVNKIKGSKKATKVFSSAKYPAPERLQDYSSIFSGATDPASQTRPRYRIQAKLRPLDDKALQEKLCYYPVCVSSKKRSEDETEEGLGGLPRNISSVSSLLLFNTTENLYKKYVFLDPLAGAVTKTHTTLETEKQEKPFDAPLSITKREQLERQTAESYFYVPDLGQVPEIDVPSYLPDLPGIADDLSYSQDLGPGIAPSGPTHTFPELPSFSGEDMPGSQFQVAVPPPPPPPPPPTTRAHTYPHPSPWSPPPPPPPPPEPANSPADTSTVGAPSEVVESNSRASLLESIRNAGGIGKAKLRNVKERKMEKKKQKEQEQVVAAASGGDFMSDLFNKLAMRRKGISGKGPVGGDSGEGPAGSGSAFARMSDVIPPLPAPHQPTTEDEEDWEA; this comes from the exons ATGGTCAG gatgAGTGTGAAGCAGTGTCTAGAGGGTCAGGTGTACTCTGTGcctctgatacagtcagacctgaggagggaggaggctgttCACCAGATAGCAGACACCCTGCTCTACCTAGAGACTATCTCTACTGACATCTttaccag agtgtctgAGAGTGTAGAGCGGAACCGCTGTCAGCTGCAGAGTGTGACAGATCGAATCAGGCTAGCCCAGGCCCGTGTCAACAAGATCAAAGGTAGCAAGAAGGCCACCAAG gtgttctCCAGTGCTAAGTATCCAGCTCCAGAGCGTCTCCAGGATTACTCCTCCATCTTCAGTGGAGCCACAGACCCTGCCTCCCAGACACGCCCCCGATACCGCATACAGGCCAAACTACGACCCCTTGACGACAAGGCCCTGCag GAGAAGTTGTGTTATTACCCGGTGTGTGTGAGCAGTAAGAAGCGTTCGGAGGATGAGACCGAAGAGGGGCTGGGCGGTCTGCCTCGAAACATATCCTCTGTCAGCTCCCTGCTGCTGTTCAATACTACAGAGAACct GTATAAGAAATATGTGTTCCTGGACCCCCTGGCGGGGGCGGTGACtaaaacacacaccactctggaGACAGAGAAGCAAGAGAAACCATTTGACGCTCCCCTATCCATAACCAAGAGAGAACAGCTGgagagacag ACAGCAGAGAGCTACTTCTATGTTCCAGACCTGGGTCAGGTCCCAGAGATAGACGTCCCCTCCTACCTACCAGACCTGCCAGGCATTGCTGACGACCTGTCCTACAGCCAAGACCTGGGGCCCGGCATCGCACCCTCTGGACCCACACACACCTTCCCTGAACTACCCTCCTTCTCTGGGGAGGACATGCCCG GTTCTCAATTCCAAGTTGCAGTCCcgcctcctcccccacctccccctccccccaccaccagAGCCCACACAtatccccacccctccccctggtctccccctcctccacctcctcccccaccaGAGCCTGCAAATAGCCCTGCAGACACCagcacag TGGGCGCTCCCAGCGAGGTGGTTGAATCAAACAGCCGGGCCAGTCTACTAGAGTCCATACGCAACGCTGGAGGCATCGGAAAGGCCAAACTACGCAACGTCAAAGAACGcaagatggagaaaaaaaaacagaaggaGCAGGAACAAg TGGTAGCAGCAGCCAGTGGAGGAGACTTCATGTCAGATCTCTTCAATAAGTTGGCCATGCGAAGGAAAG GTATCTCTGGTAAGGGTCCTGTAGGCGGGGACTCAGGGGAGGGCCCAGCTGGATCTGGCAGCGCATTCGCTAGGATGTCCGATGTAATCCCACCTCTTCCTGCCCCCCATCAGCCAACCACTGAAGACGAGGAAGACTGGGAGGCCTGA
- the wash1 gene encoding WASH complex subunit 1 isoform X1 yields the protein MVRMSVKQCLEGQVYSVPLIQSDLRREEAVHQIADTLLYLETISTDIFTRVSESVERNRCQLQSVTDRIRLAQARVNKIKGSKKATKVFSSAKYPAPERLQDYSSIFSGATDPASQTRPRYRIQAKLRPLDDKALQEKLCYYPVCVSSKKRSEDETEEGLGGLPRNISSVSSLLLFNTTENLYKKYVFLDPLAGAVTKTHTTLETEKQEKPFDAPLSITKREQLERQTAESYFYVPDLGQVPEIDVPSYLPDLPGIADDLSYSQDLGPGIAPSGPTHTFPELPSFSGEDMPGSQFQVAVPPPPPPPPPPTTRAHTYPHPSPWSPPPPPPPPPEPANSPADTSTAPVVGAPSEVVESNSRASLLESIRNAGGIGKAKLRNVKERKMEKKKQKEQEQVVAAASGGDFMSDLFNKLAMRRKGISGKGPVGGDSGEGPAGSGSAFARMSDVIPPLPAPHQPTTEDEEDWEA from the exons ATGGTCAG gatgAGTGTGAAGCAGTGTCTAGAGGGTCAGGTGTACTCTGTGcctctgatacagtcagacctgaggagggaggaggctgttCACCAGATAGCAGACACCCTGCTCTACCTAGAGACTATCTCTACTGACATCTttaccag agtgtctgAGAGTGTAGAGCGGAACCGCTGTCAGCTGCAGAGTGTGACAGATCGAATCAGGCTAGCCCAGGCCCGTGTCAACAAGATCAAAGGTAGCAAGAAGGCCACCAAG gtgttctCCAGTGCTAAGTATCCAGCTCCAGAGCGTCTCCAGGATTACTCCTCCATCTTCAGTGGAGCCACAGACCCTGCCTCCCAGACACGCCCCCGATACCGCATACAGGCCAAACTACGACCCCTTGACGACAAGGCCCTGCag GAGAAGTTGTGTTATTACCCGGTGTGTGTGAGCAGTAAGAAGCGTTCGGAGGATGAGACCGAAGAGGGGCTGGGCGGTCTGCCTCGAAACATATCCTCTGTCAGCTCCCTGCTGCTGTTCAATACTACAGAGAACct GTATAAGAAATATGTGTTCCTGGACCCCCTGGCGGGGGCGGTGACtaaaacacacaccactctggaGACAGAGAAGCAAGAGAAACCATTTGACGCTCCCCTATCCATAACCAAGAGAGAACAGCTGgagagacag ACAGCAGAGAGCTACTTCTATGTTCCAGACCTGGGTCAGGTCCCAGAGATAGACGTCCCCTCCTACCTACCAGACCTGCCAGGCATTGCTGACGACCTGTCCTACAGCCAAGACCTGGGGCCCGGCATCGCACCCTCTGGACCCACACACACCTTCCCTGAACTACCCTCCTTCTCTGGGGAGGACATGCCCG GTTCTCAATTCCAAGTTGCAGTCCcgcctcctcccccacctccccctccccccaccaccagAGCCCACACAtatccccacccctccccctggtctccccctcctccacctcctcccccaccaGAGCCTGCAAATAGCCCTGCAGACACCagcacag CTCCTGTAGTGGGCGCTCCCAGCGAGGTGGTTGAATCAAACAGCCGGGCCAGTCTACTAGAGTCCATACGCAACGCTGGAGGCATCGGAAAGGCCAAACTACGCAACGTCAAAGAACGcaagatggagaaaaaaaaacagaaggaGCAGGAACAAg TGGTAGCAGCAGCCAGTGGAGGAGACTTCATGTCAGATCTCTTCAATAAGTTGGCCATGCGAAGGAAAG GTATCTCTGGTAAGGGTCCTGTAGGCGGGGACTCAGGGGAGGGCCCAGCTGGATCTGGCAGCGCATTCGCTAGGATGTCCGATGTAATCCCACCTCTTCCTGCCCCCCATCAGCCAACCACTGAAGACGAGGAAGACTGGGAGGCCTGA
- the wash1 gene encoding WASH complex subunit 1 isoform X3, producing MVRVSESVERNRCQLQSVTDRIRLAQARVNKIKGSKKATKVFSSAKYPAPERLQDYSSIFSGATDPASQTRPRYRIQAKLRPLDDKALQEKLCYYPVCVSSKKRSEDETEEGLGGLPRNISSVSSLLLFNTTENLYKKYVFLDPLAGAVTKTHTTLETEKQEKPFDAPLSITKREQLERQTAESYFYVPDLGQVPEIDVPSYLPDLPGIADDLSYSQDLGPGIAPSGPTHTFPELPSFSGEDMPGSQFQVAVPPPPPPPPPPTTRAHTYPHPSPWSPPPPPPPPPEPANSPADTSTAPVVGAPSEVVESNSRASLLESIRNAGGIGKAKLRNVKERKMEKKKQKEQEQVVAAASGGDFMSDLFNKLAMRRKGISGKGPVGGDSGEGPAGSGSAFARMSDVIPPLPAPHQPTTEDEEDWEA from the exons ATGGTCAG agtgtctgAGAGTGTAGAGCGGAACCGCTGTCAGCTGCAGAGTGTGACAGATCGAATCAGGCTAGCCCAGGCCCGTGTCAACAAGATCAAAGGTAGCAAGAAGGCCACCAAG gtgttctCCAGTGCTAAGTATCCAGCTCCAGAGCGTCTCCAGGATTACTCCTCCATCTTCAGTGGAGCCACAGACCCTGCCTCCCAGACACGCCCCCGATACCGCATACAGGCCAAACTACGACCCCTTGACGACAAGGCCCTGCag GAGAAGTTGTGTTATTACCCGGTGTGTGTGAGCAGTAAGAAGCGTTCGGAGGATGAGACCGAAGAGGGGCTGGGCGGTCTGCCTCGAAACATATCCTCTGTCAGCTCCCTGCTGCTGTTCAATACTACAGAGAACct GTATAAGAAATATGTGTTCCTGGACCCCCTGGCGGGGGCGGTGACtaaaacacacaccactctggaGACAGAGAAGCAAGAGAAACCATTTGACGCTCCCCTATCCATAACCAAGAGAGAACAGCTGgagagacag ACAGCAGAGAGCTACTTCTATGTTCCAGACCTGGGTCAGGTCCCAGAGATAGACGTCCCCTCCTACCTACCAGACCTGCCAGGCATTGCTGACGACCTGTCCTACAGCCAAGACCTGGGGCCCGGCATCGCACCCTCTGGACCCACACACACCTTCCCTGAACTACCCTCCTTCTCTGGGGAGGACATGCCCG GTTCTCAATTCCAAGTTGCAGTCCcgcctcctcccccacctccccctccccccaccaccagAGCCCACACAtatccccacccctccccctggtctccccctcctccacctcctcccccaccaGAGCCTGCAAATAGCCCTGCAGACACCagcacag CTCCTGTAGTGGGCGCTCCCAGCGAGGTGGTTGAATCAAACAGCCGGGCCAGTCTACTAGAGTCCATACGCAACGCTGGAGGCATCGGAAAGGCCAAACTACGCAACGTCAAAGAACGcaagatggagaaaaaaaaacagaaggaGCAGGAACAAg TGGTAGCAGCAGCCAGTGGAGGAGACTTCATGTCAGATCTCTTCAATAAGTTGGCCATGCGAAGGAAAG GTATCTCTGGTAAGGGTCCTGTAGGCGGGGACTCAGGGGAGGGCCCAGCTGGATCTGGCAGCGCATTCGCTAGGATGTCCGATGTAATCCCACCTCTTCCTGCCCCCCATCAGCCAACCACTGAAGACGAGGAAGACTGGGAGGCCTGA